Genomic DNA from Thermus amyloliquefaciens:
TCCGGATCCCCGATCACCCCAGGGATGAGCCGGGCGGTGGCCTCCAGCACCGCCAAGGCCGCCACCTCCCCCCCCATGAGCACAAAGTCCCCGATGCTCAGGGTGCGGGTCACAAAGGCCTCCACCCGGGCGTCAAACCCCTCGTAACGCCCGGAAAGGAGCACCAGGTGCTCTTTCTGGGCCAGTTCCTCCGCCACCCTTTGGGTAAAGGGCTCCCCCGCCGGGGAGAGGAGGATCACCTCGTCCGCGGGGAGGACCGTTTCCAAGGCCGCCACCGCCACGTCGGGGCGGATCACCATCCCCGCCCCGCCGCCATAAGGGGTGTCGTCCACGGTGCGGTGCCGCCCCAAACCAAAGGCCCTGAGGTCCACCACCTCCACCTGGAGAAGGCCCCGCTCCTGGGCCTTTTTCAGGAGGGATTCCGAAAGCCACGGGCGTATGAGCCCGGGGAAAAGGGTAAGGATGCTGTAGCGCATTCAGTCAAAGAGGCCGGGGATGGGCTCCACGTGGATGCCCTCCACCCCCACCCGCACGTAAGGGGCCTGCAAGGGAACCAGCCGCTCCCTTTGGTCGCGAAGCCTTTCCCCGGTCCCGCGGATCACCAGGACATCCTGAGCCCCCGCGTCCAGGATGTCCACCACCTCCCCCACCTTCACGCCCCCCACGTAAACGGGAAGGCCGATGAGGGCAAAGTAGTAGTACTGGCCCTCCTCGAGGGGCGGAAGCTCCTCCACCTCAGCGTACACCCGGAGGCCCACCAAGGGCTCGGCCAGCTCCCGGCTGGAAACCCCCACCAGGTGGACCACCAGCTCATCCCCCACCTGGTAGAAATCCTCCAGGGCCCGCCAGCCATGCCCCTCCACGTACACGCGTTCCAGGTGAGCCACCACGGGCTCACCGCGGAACTTCAGACCCCCCCGTAGGGCATAAGGGGCACCAAACCGGCCGATCTCCACCAGGCGCATCCCCTCCCATTATGCCACCTTTAGCGCACCTCCACCCCCACCTTGCGCTTGGCGTAGGCCCGCACCAGGGTACGGATGGACTCGATCACCCGGCCCTGCTTGCCGATAAGCCGGCCCTTGTCCTCAGGGGCCACCTCCACCACGTACACCGGCCCCTCGCGGGTGCGCCTCTCCTGCACCCGAACCCGCTCCGGCTGGTCCACCACGCTCTTGGCCAGGTACTCCACCAGGTCCTTCATGGCTCCATGCTAAGGCAAAGGCGCCGGGCGACAAAGCGCACCGGCGCCGTCCGCACGGCCTAGGCCTTAGCCTTCCTTCCGGAAAACCCCCGCCTCCCGGAGAAGCCTCCGGGCGGTGTCCGTGGGCTGGGCCCCCACGGAGAGCCAGTACCTGGCCCGTTCCACGTCCACCTTGAGCCACTCCGGGGTGGTCTTGCGGGGGTCGTAGTAACCGATCTTTTCAATGTACGCCCCATCGCGCTTCCTACGGCTGTCGGTCACCACGATGCGGTAATGGGGGTTGTGCTTGGAGCCAAAGCGAGAAAGCCGGATCTTGACCATTCTTCCTTACCTCCTGAACATTCCCATGAGTCCCCGGCCCTTGTTCTTCTCCAGGGACTTCATTAGGGCCTTGGTTTCCTCAAAGGCCTTGATGAAGCGGTTGATCTCCTGCACGCTGGTGCCGCTTCCTTTGGCGATGCGCTTGCGCCGCGAGGCGTTTAGGATCCGGGGGTCTTTCCGTTCCTCGGGGGTCATGGAAAGGACAATGGCCTCAAGGCGCTTCAGGGCCTTGTCGTCCACCTGAACCCCTGCCGGCAAGGCCTTGCCCACCCCAGGCAGCATGGCCAGGAGCTCCGAGAAGGAACCCAGGCGCTTCAGGTTTTGCATCTGCTTGAGGAAGTCCTCCAGGGTGAGCTCCTTGGCGGGCTTGGGGGCCTCCGCCTCGAGGCCCGCCGCCCTCACCCTTTCCGCCAAGGTGGCCACGTCCCCCATGCCCAGGATCCGGCTCGCCAAGCGGTCCGGATAGAAAGGCTCCAGGCCCTCGGGGCGCTCGGAAACCCCGGCGAAGTAGATGGGCTTCCCCGTCACGTGCCGGGCGGAAAGCGCCGCCCCGCCCCGGGCATCCCCGTCCAGCTTGGTGAGGATGAGGCCCGTGACCCCCACCCTCTCGTCAAAGGCCTTGGCCACCCCCAGGGCCTCCTGGCCCGTCATGGCGTCCAGGACCAGAAGCACCTGGTCGGGGTTCATGGCCTCCTTGAGGCGGGCCAGCTCGGCCATGAGGGGCTCGTCGATCTGCAGGCGTCCCGCGGTGTCCACCAGGATGAGGTCCCGCGCCTCCACCCTGGCCTTCTCCCCCACCCGGCGGCGGATGGACTCGGGGCTTTCCCCGTCCATCACCTCCAGGACGGGCACCCCCACCTTCTCCCCCAGGAGGCGGAGTTGCTCCCGGGCAGCAGGGCGCTGGGTATCGGCGGCCACCAGGAGGGGCCTCCGCCCCTTGCCCTTGTAGAAGAGGGCCAGCTTGGCCGCGGTGGTGGTCTTGCCGGAGCCTTGCAGGCCCACCAGGAACCAGAGGTTCTGGTCCTTCAGGGTGGGGAAACGGGGCTCGCCCCCCAGGGCCTCCTTCAGGGCCTCGTAGACCGTGGCCAGGACCACCTCCGCCGGGGTCAGGCTCTCCAGGACCTTCTGGCCCAGGGCCTTTTCCCGGACGCTTTCCACAAAGGCCTTGGCCACCTCCAGGTTCACGTCGGCCTCCATAAGGGCCCGACGGATCTCCCTGAGGGTGGCCCTCAGGTCCTCCTCGGTGATGCGGCCCCGGCCCCTTAGGCGGTCAATGGCCTCCTGCAGTCTCCCCGCTAGCTTGGCAAACATGCGCCTCCCGGCCACCAGGCCGGGCCTTAGGATAGGGCACACCCCTTGAGCGTGTCAACCTCAATTTTTCCCACATTTCTAGTGGGCACGGTTGACGGGCCGGACCGGGACCCCTAGGCTAAGAAAGGTATGTTAGGGGCTTTGCCCTCGAGTCCTAGGCCCTGAAGGCCGCCCCAGGCGGCCTTCAGCGGGAAAGGAGGCCGCCTGTGGAGACCACCCTTTCTCCCCTACGCCAAGCCCTGCAAGAAGGCGACACCCTGAAGCTGAAGGGGCTCCTGGAGGAAACCCATCCCCAGGACCTCCTGGCCGTGTGGGATGACCTCGAGGGGGAACACCGCTACGTGGTCCTCACCCTCCTCCCCAAGGACCGGGCGGCGGAGGTTTTCGCCAACCTCCCCGCGGAGGCGCAGGCGGAGTACCTCAAAACCCTCCCCCCCTGGCGGGTGCAGGAACTCCTGGAGGAGCTCTCCCTGGACGACCTGGCCGACGCCCTCCAGGCGGTGGAGGAGGAGGACCCGGTGTTGTTCCGCCGCCTGAAGGAGGCCCTGGACCCCGAAACCCGGGCCGAGGTGGAGGAGCTCACCCGGTACGAGGAGGACGAGGCGGGGGGCCTCATGACCCCCGAGTACGTGGCGGTGCGGGAGGACATGACCGTGGAGGAGGTCATCCGCTTCCTGCGCCGGGCGGCCCCCGATGCGGAAACCATCTACTACATCTACGTGGTGGACGAAAAAGAGCGCCTCAAAGGGGTTTTGTCCCTGCGGGACCTGATCGTCTCCGACCCCAAGACCAAGGTGGCGGAGATCATGAACCCCAAGGTGGTCCACGTGCGCACGGACACGGACCAGGAAGAGGTGGCCCGCCTCATGGCCGACTACGACTTCACCGTCCTGCCCGTGGTGGACGAGGAGGGCCGCCTGGTGGGCATCGTCACGGTGGACGACGTGCTGGACGTCTTGGAAGAGGAGGCCACCGAGGACATCCACCGGCTGGCCGCGGTGGACGTACCGGACCTGGTCTACAGCCAAGCCTCCCCCATCGCCCTATGGCTGGCGCGGGTGCGCTGGCTGGTGATCCTCATCCTGACCGGCATGATCACCAGCTCCATCCTGCAGGGGTTTGAAGACCTTCTCCACGCCGCCACCGCCTTGGCCTTCTACGTGCCCGTACTCTTGGGCACCGGGGGCAACACCGGGAACCAGTCCGCCACCCTCATCATCCGCGCCCTGGCCACCCGGGACCTGGACCTGAAGGACTGGCGGCGGGTCCTCCTCAAGGAGGGGACGGTGGGGGTCCTATTGGGCCTCACCCTGGCCCTTTTACTGCTGGGTAAGGTTTTCCTAGACGGCAATGCGTTCCTGGCCCCAGTGGTGGGCTTGGCCCTCTTCCTCCTGGTGTTCTTTGCCAACATGGTGGGCGCCATGCTCCCGGTGGTGCTCAGGCGCCTCGGGGTGGACCCGGCCCTGGTTTCCAACCCCTTGGTGGCCACCCTTTCGGACATCTCGGGCCTCCTCATCTACCTTTCGGTGGCCCGCTTGCTTCTTTAGGACGATGCGCCTACGCATGGTGGTGGAATGGAGCAAGGGAAGCCCCCTCCGCTACGCCTGGAAGGAGGAGGGGCTCCAGCTGGTGGGGGAGGAGGAGCCCGCCCCGGTGAACTACGGCCTCATCCCCGGCCTGATCAACCCCGCGGACGGGGAGGAGGTGGACGCGGTGTACCTGGGCCACCCCCTCCCCCCAGGAACCTGGGCGGAAGGGAACCTCTTGGGCATGGTGTGGCTGGCCGATGGGGACCATAAGCTCCTCCTGGGGGAAGGCCCGGGCCTCGAGGACCTTCCCTCCCTCCTCGCCTGGTTCGCCCCCGCCCGCCGCCCCACCCTCCTGGGCCCCAGGGAAGCCCAGGCCTGGGTGGAGGAGTTGCAGGGACTCCAGGACCGCTACCTAGGGGCCATGCTGGGCCTGGCCGTGGGGGACGCCCTGGGGGCCCAGGTGGAGTTCCGGCCCAAAGGGAGCTTTCCCCTGGTGGCAGGCATGGAAGGGGGCGGACCCCACCACCTCCCCCCGGGGGCCTGGACCGACGACACCAGCATGGCCCTTTGCCTGGCGGAAAGCCTCCTGGAAAGGGGATTTGATCCCCAGGACCAGATGGAACGCTACCTGCGTTGGTACCGGGAGGGCTACTTGAGCGCCAAGGGCTACCCCTTGGGCATCGGGAACGCTACCCGGCGCGCCCTGGAGCGCTTCGCCCGCACAAGGGACCCCTTCTGTGGGGACGAGGAGGGGGCAGGCAACGGCCCCCTCATGCGCCTAGCCCCCTTGGTCCTGGCCTACCGCCAAAGCCCCGGACTCCTAGACCTGGCCCACCTCTCGGCCCGCACCACCCACGGGGCCAGGGAGGCCCTGGAGGCCACGGCGGTCCTGGCCTGGCTCCTGAAGGGGGCCCTGGAGGGGGTCCCCAAGGAGGAGCTCCTGGAGATGAAACCCCTCCTTTCCTGGGAGCTCCACCCCGCGGTGCGCCGGGTGGTGGAGGGAAGCTTCTGGCATGAGCCCAAGGAGGGGTCAGGGTACGCCCCGGCGACCCTCGAGGCCGCCCTTTACGCCTTCGCCACCACCTCCTCCTTCCAGGAGGGCATGCTCCGGGCGGTGAACCTGGGCGGGGACGCGGACACCGTGGGCGCGGTCTATGGCCAGCTGGCGGGCGCCTACCACGGCAAGAAGGCCATCCCGGATGCGTGGCTCAAGCCCCTTTTCCTGCGGGAAAGGATCGAGGCGCTAGCCCTGGACCTCCTCCGGGCCAGCCGCAGGCCCGCCCTCCCCTAGCCCCCCCATTGGGGCATGGGCCAAGACAGACCACCCAGAAAGGCTTTGGGAATTGCCCTTTTTCCCAGCATGTCGGTCGCGGACGAAGCCTTTAGCCTAAGGCACCCTGAGGCACACAGGGGCGCTTACATAACAAGAAACTTATCCATATACCCCTGTGCACTTTATGTTCAACGGTATAGACTGGGGGTTCAAACAGGGAGGGCATATGAAAACAGACCGGAGAACGCTTCTTAAGCAAGGTGCGGCCCTTTTGGCCTACGGCGTGGTCTCCCGCGCGGCGAGCCAGTCCGCCCCGGCACCGGTGTGGTCCCCTTACGTGGTCTACCTGAACGCCAACGCCAAGGCCTTCTTGGTGGACACCCGCTCCGACGAGGTGGTGGCCACCCTCCCCACGGCCAAGGGCGCCACCTTGGGGAGCATGACCCCGGATGCCCGCAAGGTCTACGTCTCTGGGGCTGGGGAGGGGGAGACCCGCGTGGTGGTCCTGGACCTGGAAAGGCGCCAAGTGGCCAAGGTCCTGGAAACGGGCAACCGCCCCAAGCACGGTCTGGTGAACCCCCAAGGCACCCTGGTGGGCGTGGACCACTGGGGCCTCACCGAGGGGAAGCTACGTTTGGCCTTCCTCCGGGTGGAGGACGACAGCCTGCACAAGGTCATTGAGATTCCCGTAAACAACGCGCCCAAGGGGGTGACCTCCATGCACAACGCCTGGAGCCTGGACGGGCGGTACTTCTTCTCCATGGACCGGGTGGACGACCGGCTGGTGGTGGTGGACACCCAGACCTGGGAGGTGGAAACCCACCCCGCCCCCAGCGTTCCCCACTACCCAGTGGTGAGCCCCAACGGGAAGGAGCTTTGGTTGGTGCACGAGGGCAACGACAAGGTACGCCCTGGCATCGCCGTATACGACCTGACCCGCCCGGGGAGGCCCATCACCCACCGCATGGACATGCCCCTCATAGGGGAAGAGGCCGTGGAAGCCCACCACGGGAACTTTACCCAGGACGGCCGCTTCTTCCTGGCCCTGAACCGGGGGCCGGGCAACAACCTCAAGGGCCGGGAGGTGGCCATCTTCTCCACCGTTACCAAGCGGCTCGTCCATCGGCTCACCTGCGCCAGCACCGGGGTGGGGCATACCTACAACACCCCCGACGGACGCCGGGCCGTGGTAACCAACTACGGCAACAACGTGATCACCATCCTTGACCTGGTGGGCCTGCGCACCGTGAAAGACCTGGTGGTGGGCAAGGGGCGCATGGGGCACGTGGCCTTTACCCCGGATGGCCGCTACGGCTACCTGTCCAACGCCGACGGGAACCTTTACAAGTTGGACATGGCCCGCCTCGAGGTGGTGAAGACCATCCCCACCGGCGAGACCTCGGGCGGCGGGCAGGTGCTGAACGTCTGGACCAACGTCTTTGAGGAGCTCCCTAGAGGATGAGCATGGCATCCCCTAAGGAGTAGAAGCGGTACCGCTCCGCCACCGCAAGCCGGTAGGCCTCCATGGTCTTTTCGTAGCCCAAAAAGGCCGCCACCAGCATGAGGAGGGTGGAGCGGGGCAGGTGGAAGTTGGTGAATAGGGCGTCAATCGCCCGGAAGGTGTAGGGCGGGCGGATGAATAGCCGGGTCTCCCCCGCCCCCGGCACCACCCCCTCCCCCTCCCGGTAGGCGCTTTCCAAGGCCCGGACCACGGTGGTGCCCACCGCCACCACCCGCCGGCCCTCCTCCTTGGCGCGGTTGATGGCTTCCGCGGTTTCCTCGGGGATCTCGTAGGGCTCGGGGTGCATCTCGTGCTTTTCCGGGTCCCCCTTCACCGGACGGAAGGTGCCAGGGCCCACGTGCAGGGTGAGGAAGCGAAGCTCCACCCCCATCCCCCTTAGGCGAAGGAGGAGCTCCGGGGTGAAGTGGAGGCCAGCGGTAGGGGCGGCCACGGAACCCGGGCGGTTGGCGTACACGGTCTGGTAGCGTTCCGGAGGGATTTTGGCCCTGATGTAGGGGGGCAGGGGCACCTCTCCCACCTCCTCCAGGTGGGCCAAGAGGTCCCCCTGGAAGCGAAGGAGCCGCACCCCCTCCCCCTCCATCC
This window encodes:
- the trmD gene encoding tRNA (guanosine(37)-N1)-methyltransferase TrmD — encoded protein: MRYSILTLFPGLIRPWLSESLLKKAQERGLLQVEVVDLRAFGLGRHRTVDDTPYGGGAGMVIRPDVAVAALETVLPADEVILLSPAGEPFTQRVAEELAQKEHLVLLSGRYEGFDARVEAFVTRTLSIGDFVLMGGEVAALAVLEATARLIPGVIGDPESHRRDSFVRGLLDHPHYTRPPVFRGLGVPEVLLSGNHPEVDRWRRREALRKTLAVRPELVREARLGPLEVLWLAEMDREG
- the rimM gene encoding ribosome maturation factor RimM (Essential for efficient processing of 16S rRNA) codes for the protein MRLVEIGRFGAPYALRGGLKFRGEPVVAHLERVYVEGHGWRALEDFYQVGDELVVHLVGVSSRELAEPLVGLRVYAEVEELPPLEEGQYYYFALIGLPVYVGGVKVGEVVDILDAGAQDVLVIRGTGERLRDQRERLVPLQAPYVRVGVEGIHVEPIPGLFD
- a CDS encoding KH domain-containing protein, producing MKDLVEYLAKSVVDQPERVRVQERRTREGPVYVVEVAPEDKGRLIGKQGRVIESIRTLVRAYAKRKVGVEVR
- the rpsP gene encoding 30S ribosomal protein S16; this translates as MVKIRLSRFGSKHNPHYRIVVTDSRRKRDGAYIEKIGYYDPRKTTPEWLKVDVERARYWLSVGAQPTDTARRLLREAGVFRKEG
- the ffh gene encoding signal recognition particle protein encodes the protein MFAKLAGRLQEAIDRLRGRGRITEEDLRATLREIRRALMEADVNLEVAKAFVESVREKALGQKVLESLTPAEVVLATVYEALKEALGGEPRFPTLKDQNLWFLVGLQGSGKTTTAAKLALFYKGKGRRPLLVAADTQRPAAREQLRLLGEKVGVPVLEVMDGESPESIRRRVGEKARVEARDLILVDTAGRLQIDEPLMAELARLKEAMNPDQVLLVLDAMTGQEALGVAKAFDERVGVTGLILTKLDGDARGGAALSARHVTGKPIYFAGVSERPEGLEPFYPDRLASRILGMGDVATLAERVRAAGLEAEAPKPAKELTLEDFLKQMQNLKRLGSFSELLAMLPGVGKALPAGVQVDDKALKRLEAIVLSMTPEERKDPRILNASRRKRIAKGSGTSVQEINRFIKAFEETKALMKSLEKNKGRGLMGMFRR
- the mgtE gene encoding magnesium transporter; its protein translation is METTLSPLRQALQEGDTLKLKGLLEETHPQDLLAVWDDLEGEHRYVVLTLLPKDRAAEVFANLPAEAQAEYLKTLPPWRVQELLEELSLDDLADALQAVEEEDPVLFRRLKEALDPETRAEVEELTRYEEDEAGGLMTPEYVAVREDMTVEEVIRFLRRAAPDAETIYYIYVVDEKERLKGVLSLRDLIVSDPKTKVAEIMNPKVVHVRTDTDQEEVARLMADYDFTVLPVVDEEGRLVGIVTVDDVLDVLEEEATEDIHRLAAVDVPDLVYSQASPIALWLARVRWLVILILTGMITSSILQGFEDLLHAATALAFYVPVLLGTGGNTGNQSATLIIRALATRDLDLKDWRRVLLKEGTVGVLLGLTLALLLLGKVFLDGNAFLAPVVGLALFLLVFFANMVGAMLPVVLRRLGVDPALVSNPLVATLSDISGLLIYLSVARLLL
- a CDS encoding ADP-ribosylglycohydrolase family protein, yielding MRLRMVVEWSKGSPLRYAWKEEGLQLVGEEEPAPVNYGLIPGLINPADGEEVDAVYLGHPLPPGTWAEGNLLGMVWLADGDHKLLLGEGPGLEDLPSLLAWFAPARRPTLLGPREAQAWVEELQGLQDRYLGAMLGLAVGDALGAQVEFRPKGSFPLVAGMEGGGPHHLPPGAWTDDTSMALCLAESLLERGFDPQDQMERYLRWYREGYLSAKGYPLGIGNATRRALERFARTRDPFCGDEEGAGNGPLMRLAPLVLAYRQSPGLLDLAHLSARTTHGAREALEATAVLAWLLKGALEGVPKEELLEMKPLLSWELHPAVRRVVEGSFWHEPKEGSGYAPATLEAALYAFATTSSFQEGMLRAVNLGGDADTVGAVYGQLAGAYHGKKAIPDAWLKPLFLRERIEALALDLLRASRRPALP
- a CDS encoding YncE family protein, giving the protein MKTDRRTLLKQGAALLAYGVVSRAASQSAPAPVWSPYVVYLNANAKAFLVDTRSDEVVATLPTAKGATLGSMTPDARKVYVSGAGEGETRVVVLDLERRQVAKVLETGNRPKHGLVNPQGTLVGVDHWGLTEGKLRLAFLRVEDDSLHKVIEIPVNNAPKGVTSMHNAWSLDGRYFFSMDRVDDRLVVVDTQTWEVETHPAPSVPHYPVVSPNGKELWLVHEGNDKVRPGIAVYDLTRPGRPITHRMDMPLIGEEAVEAHHGNFTQDGRFFLALNRGPGNNLKGREVAIFSTVTKRLVHRLTCASTGVGHTYNTPDGRRAVVTNYGNNVITILDLVGLRTVKDLVVGKGRMGHVAFTPDGRYGYLSNADGNLYKLDMARLEVVKTIPTGETSGGGQVLNVWTNVFEELPRG
- the queA gene encoding tRNA preQ1(34) S-adenosylmethionine ribosyltransferase-isomerase QueA encodes the protein MNLEAFDYHLPPELIAQEGVEPRDWARMLVVHREGPFAVAHRQVRDLPEYLLPGDVLVFNESKVIPARLLARRPTGGRVEVLLVRERAPGLWEALVGPARKAKPGTRLRFLSPRDLQEVPGLEAEVVGMEGEGVRLLRFQGDLLAHLEEVGEVPLPPYIRAKIPPERYQTVYANRPGSVAAPTAGLHFTPELLLRLRGMGVELRFLTLHVGPGTFRPVKGDPEKHEMHPEPYEIPEETAEAINRAKEEGRRVVAVGTTVVRALESAYREGEGVVPGAGETRLFIRPPYTFRAIDALFTNFHLPRSTLLMLVAAFLGYEKTMEAYRLAVAERYRFYSLGDAMLIL